The Strix aluco isolate bStrAlu1 chromosome 18, bStrAlu1.hap1, whole genome shotgun sequence genome includes the window AAAAGAGAACTTACATGACCTTTGAGCTAGCTCAGGTGCCAGTAGCAGTCTGGATGCAGCAACACATAACAGCTAACTTTTCCTGCTTCTTAACATACCATTACAGAAGGACGTAGAGAACcaataaatatacatatacactaactgttgggaggaaaaaaaaaacacaaaaacacaacAACATAAGCTTGGGGACTAGACTTCGGTTCACTAAAATAGAAAGGCATCCTTTAAGAACAAATACTGCTTCTGTTTGAAGCAGGTAAATATGAAATAAAGTTACTGGGATTTTCATGTGTAAAGGTGATTTGGTGGttagcacttcagaaaaaaaaatgtttagaagttACACTGGACAGAAGCAAATACAAGTCTCTACATTGGCACAAAAATTAATGTTCTTTACAACTTTTCAGCTCCTGAGCAGAATTGCATTACAGCTGCTCTACCaagaaaataactaaatataCCACCTTTGGTGGAAACTCCATGTTAACACAGGTGAGCAATATCACATCTACATGGCTGTAGGtggtggggggagggaggagtgtgtgtgtgttttgggttttttccttcttttcagcatactgggttattttgtttgtttgtttgtttagcaCGTGATTAGACTTCTCATCAAACTTATGATTAAATATGTTTTAACCCATCAGTGATGTTAGGTAACTCAATCTCTGCTTTGAACAAAAGACAGGACAGCTTATGTAGAGATAACATCCCcgaagcagcattttattttattcatttaattccaaaacatttaatttagaaGTCTGGCATCTCAGTCATCCATCTTAACATGGGCTAATATTGACATAGTGTTGTCAGAATACACAGACAACTAAACAGCCAAAGagtttacaaaaaataaattcatgattCTTCAAAACAACTGCAAAAGGTTACAAGTATCAAAACTCTTAGGTAGATGCACTGCATTAAAAGAAACTGTGCACATAAGTTAGAGGCAAAAAACCAAATTGCTACTGAAACCTCACATTTCAAACAGTTTATTGTAAACTGATGAACAGGGTTGTCATTTCACATCAGCTTAACTGTTTTCATTGACTGAAAAAAATTTGGGGTGGCTAATTTATTTTGCATGCACAAAATGTACTGCTTAACAGAACTGTCAGctcatttcaaatggaaaaaaaatttaactggACTCTAATTATCTTCAATCACTTTCCATTATTCTTTCCCTTATTTTCCAATCAACAGGCAAACTAAAAATGCCTCATTTACTATGCATCTTTCTGCACTGCTCAAGTGCAACTAAGATAAATAGGGCCAATAAATCAATCAATCCATCAATGCCcacaaagactcatctgaaactGCTTCTTGATAAAGTGGACAGCAGATCTGAACAGCTGTACAATACAGATATGCTTAGCACTAGATATTTAGTGTGACTGTGGCAAGGAAATATTGGTGATGATGGGGATGGTGAAGTGGATGAAAGAGGGATTGGAGGAAAGCTTTTTAATTATTGCCCTCTCCTGCTTCTTCGTCTTGCTGATCACTCGTCCACAGAGTGAGGTTATCTCGAAGCAACTGCATGATGAGAGTGGAGTCCTTGTAGGAATCCTCATTTAGTGTGTCCAGCTCTGCTATGGCATCATCAAAGGCTTGTTTGGCTAAAAGGCAGGCCTGCTCAGGAGCATTCTGGATTTCATAGTAGAACACTGAGAAATTGAGTGCCAGCCCAAGCCTAATTGGGTGAGTGGGCTGCATGTGCTCTTTGCTGATTTCAAAAGCCTCTTTATAGGCAGCTTCTGAGGCTTCCACAACACTGTTCTTCTTCTCTCCAGCAGCAACTTCTGCCAAATAGCGGTAGTAATCCCCTTTCATTTTCAGATAAAAGACCTTGCTCTCATACTGGAAGTCATTGCAGTTCTTGATCAAGTATTTATCTAGGAGAGCCAAAACATCATTGCAGACTGTCTCAAGCTCCTTTTCTATCTTCTCCCTATAGGCTTTAaccttctccagcttcttctcATTCCCATCAGCCATAGTCTTCTGCTCTATGCTGCTGATGACACGCCAGGAAGATCGTCTAGCTCCAACTACATTCTTGTAGGCTACAGACAGCAGGTTTCTATCCTCATTTGAGAGAGGCTCATTCAGCTCAGTTacctgaaaatacaaacaaagaTCAAATTTAAAGGGTTTGTcttacaggagagagaaaatttcCTTCAATGCTTCCATCACGAAGTACAAAATTCAAAATTCCTTCTAGATCCCAAAATTCCTTCTGGACAGGAGTCAGTTTGTAACACTGAAAGTTTAAAACTCTTTCTGCAGTCAAGGCTCAAAAGAGTGAAACCCCCGCAGTTTTGTTGTAATAGAACGGGTATTTAGAAGCCATTGCAAAGTACATTCACTGAATAAAAGTGAGTCAGGCTCGTGTAACGGAGAAGCATTCACAGAAGGAAGGCTCGGGTTTTTTAGGAAGTCTGCCAGAAATATGCAGACACCACACTTAGTGATTAATTTAAATGTACCTAGAATACCAGTTTTATGAATCTGGAACACAGCACAGACACTGGAAACTGGTGCAGTTCTTGCATTTTGTTCCCctgctgctttctttcattcaacAGCAGAGATGGAAGCGCTGCAGTCATTATGCTTAAGCTCTGCATAGTACAAATGGAATTAGTGTTTCATAGTATCTTTCAGTCACTTAGTGAACAATTATACAAGGTAATACAGAAGTTATCCTGATTTCTGCTAACTGGTGGCTGCAGACAAATTTCAGGGATAGGACATGAAAGAACCTGCATAGAAATAGAATAggaaatcaagggaaaaaaagctgtgatcAACTCCAAATTCctattacacaaaaaaaaaaaaaaccacacctgtATTTAGGCCTATTTCACTTGCTGTGTTAATTTAGGGAATAAAACCTATCAGACTTATAGTTGAAGTTGTTCTACTTTTGCAAATTTGCAAACACGAAATTAAACTCACAGGAATTAGAATGAAAAACATAACTCCACTACTTTAAGCATACTGCATTAAAAGAAGTCACCAAATTTCTAAGGATATGTACTCTGGTGTGAAAGTAAACTTGTCCTTGCTTGGACACTGCTTAGAAAATTaacaatttcttttcaaatgtgcATATTTACACTGCTTGACAGGGGCATCAGAATGTTCGCAATTTTATTCTGAGACTGCTGGTGTAGTCAGTGTACCATCCGATAAATGTACATCTTTCCAagtctaaaaataatttatataaattataacTGTTACAGTGAGAGCTGACTTTCAAATTTaggttttgttcttaaaatattctATGTCAATTAGTTTTAACTCCAAAATGCCTTTTCCCCAGAGCTCAGGAACCCCAGCTCCCAAAAGACATTGCACTGCCTGGCCTAATACAATAGAGACAATCTGCAGAGGGTAAAATGCACAGGACTCAACGCTAATGACATCTTCATAATCTTCTGCACAGCTTCCAATCAACATCCTCCCAACAATCCCTCCCTCAACAATCTCTACTATGACCTATCTATATCATCTTCTCTAGTAAAGATATTAACTCCCTCAAGATATAAAGGCTCAGTTAAGAGCTTTTTATTCTCTACAGTCTATTAGTATAGcacttttacaaaaataaaataaaataaatccaccAAAGATTAATAATCACTTGGTCATTCCTGCACTGCTGGAGAACTTTGCTTGAGAGTTCATTGCAAGTTCTCACACACAGTGGTTGATCTAAAGGAGTCAGTAATGTTTTGCTAAAACTTAAACACCATTTAACCACACAATTAAATCCTTTCTCCCCCACCTGTCTTCATTATCtttatagtattaaaaaaaaaagtgatctgtTACTGTACTACTGAGCTATATTacccacaaaaataaaaactgagtatAGAAAAGTAGACAAGGCACAAAAATAACTGAGCATGAGACTTAGTGGGACAGGACAATAGCAACAGAAACACCATCTCTTGGCTTTGCCATCCAGACTCcatatgaaagaaattaaatctcCAAGACTGCAACCACAGCTATTCTAATTCTTCACCTGATACATCTTCACCTCCATTTTTCACCTCATCCTCCACTCACCACCTCTGTTCCTTACCCTCAGCTAACTGCTACCCTCATGTTCACCCCTTTCCCTCTGCTTCAAACTAAATGTCCTTCTAAATGATGGTATTTAAGTattcaataacaaaaaaaaaaaagcagtaatccTCAACCTTCTTATAATTTTTTCTACCTCCTTAAGGTGATTTCTTAAACTTTCTAATATAAACTTTTAGAAACAGATGTCTTCTGTGTATTCAAAACACCAAAACAGCATTTTTACAGCACATAACAAATGCCCTGGGAACTATCAAAAAATTTTGAGTACTAAACCCTACATTTTTACTATGCTATATAGCTAGTGTATTTACTTTAGGAGAGATAAATTAATCAGTTTTCAAATCTCATCCAGTTTCTCACAAGAGACAAAATACAACCTTACAGGAACACCACTAGCCTTGAAACAGTATTCCAGGGGTTTTTTCCAGTCGATTGTCTCACTTccatttttaattgcagaagATGCATCACAACACCCACCCTGAGAAAGCTGATTTATAAAGCCCACTTGCACAGGAGCCATTGCAATTGCAGATAACCTACACCTGAAAAGCCTTCTGACCTTTCCTAATCACAACCAAAATTCAATGCAAGTGACAATAAGCAGCATATTTGcagaaatttctgaaaatcaCATTAATAGCAGGAGGATCTTGTGAAGTCAAGCATGAACTCTGGTAATCTTTGCTGGTCTTTACTCAACATTCAGTATTAAAAGTAGGTCTACAGTACAATCTTTAAAATGCAGTATAACTTTTGGAAGCATCTTCATACTATATTTAGACTAGCCAGTTTAGGTTTAGCTGTTGCATCAGTTTGGGCTGAGTAAATTTGCTAACTCTCAATAAGTACCAGGCTAACAGAACTTATCCTGACACAGCAAGATTGAGGAATAGCAGGGAATACTCAAGATACATTCACACAgagcacaacaaaaaaaaaaaaaaaaaaaaaaaaacaggagaaaagccatCTCTCAGGACTAACTGCAGAACAGTTGTTCACAGGTGGAAAAAGAATGCTAACTTCTTAACCAAAATTCAAAAATATCTAAGATAAGACTAAGAGATTAATTAAGGGATTATTCCAGTTCATCACTAGATGCTGTATAATTTAATTCCCAAGACTGACTTAAACTCACCTTGAAAccattccttaaaataaaaaggaaaaattaatcaaGCAGCTAATTCAACATGCTTAGGAAATGTTTACTAGCTTTAAGATGCATCAGAAGTTACTGATGTATCTTGGATAATCAGGAACTACCATCAACTCAAGCCCATGGCAAATTATTCCCCATCCTAGCTAAAAAATGCTGATATTCTATGTCGATGTACCTAAAAACGACATCTACCTCCCTGGTGTAACAGCTATATTGCAAGAAACTAGACTCAAAGGAAAGCATGTGACCTTTATGGAACTATCAATTGTTTTATCTATTTCTGACACATTAGCAAAGTAGATAAGAACAGATATGTTTCTCTTCACATGTGGGGACgatacacaaaaaaagaaaaatttccttcAGCATTTTAAGTTATTTCCTTCTATCTTCCATTCTACCTGTAACCTTTctttaatagaaaaaaacttGGACTGCAAtaatttacttttacattttaGACATAGACACACTTTCTTATAATGGCcattagaaaaatcttaaaagattAAAGTCATTTGTAGTATAACTTCAAAATAGTATTTACTTACTTAGGGATTACTCTATACTTTCCTTATGCAAACACacctctctcccctcccacctAAATTTGGGGTTATTTTCAGCCCTGAGCCAGATGATGCGATGGAACACACAGGCTATGATGTGCTAGCAGTTTTCATTCAGACTGACAGTCTGCTTTTTGTAATGAGAATACAGTGCAAATCATTTATTTCTATCATACTTACAGGTATCTCTACATACTCACTCCTCCTTTGCTTTATGCCCACAAAGTTCTTTCACAggttactgggaaaaaaaatgtatgtaaaagGAATCCCAGCTATAACCCTGGAATTCCTAACTACACATGCTGATGAGCGTGACAGTACTGTATCAGCTCAGAAATTACTTCCATGTGTGTGATCCCACATGGGCCACACCAAGCTGAGTTACTTTCACATGGAAAGCACACCAAAGTGAAGATTCCACAACTGACAGCGGTTCTATGATGCACTGATGGATTATTTAGTAGAATTTGACCGAGGTCAACCAAATGTATGTGATTATACTTCTGGTTTTTCAGCCAGAGCATATAAGTCACAGCTAGAGCCAGTTCTTAGCAAGATGCTGTAAAAATTACTATACCTGAGCCAGTATAAAGTCAGGTTTAATTATTAAAACTCTCCTGATACAAAGTTATATTGTCCGAAATTTTTGAACAAATAGAAGCCAGACTAATGAATTTAAACAAGATCAGTTTCCTGCATCATGTGGCTTCAGTGTTCTATATCAAGGATTGGCAGTTCTATAGCTAGATTTACTGTATAAAACCCAGTAAGGAAGTAATCTCACAGCAGGGGAGGACATTGTTTACATTAAAGGCATctcaccccccacacacacacatacttcaTTAACCCAAAATCAGACACTGATGTGAAGAACTCAGTGATGCAATACTAAAAATATGGAACATCCTAAACGTTTAAGTCCATTTATGCACACAGATAAAGCCTACAAATTAAACTAGAACCTCAagttattttgcttaaaaaactTTAGATCATTCCAAGACTTAAATTTATTTCACACTGACTAGTATTTCACACATGACTAATGTTAATATTATACATCTCACATAACTCATCTTACCAGTTTTAAGGTGTAAATGACTTTCTACCCACTATGTAGCCATACTAGAAAAGCAACATAAATTAGCAGAGGTCCTGAGCACTACATATTAGGATTAATACTGTCTGAAATACTAAGGGTTTATACATCTAAAATGTTTAACTATTTCTGGAATGATCTAAACCCAAAGGTACTCAATGCTGTATTCAAGATTCTAGAGTATCTGTTCCATCAAGTAAGAACCTTTAACATTTACACCAGAAGCACATCTTCCCCCAGTGTGTCAAGAAGTAATTTTTTACCTACCGTGTAGGATTATTTCAAATAGTTGGAATCCTGGAGCAGCGTTTAATGCAATGAGAATGACACACCCCTTGGAAGAATGCCATTTAGTAAAGGCACATTTACATATGattgtattttctattaaaataatttggctGGAAAAAAGTAAACTAAACTCATTAATTTATAACAGCAAACTTAGTGAAAGTTTCAGTTCTCTCTCCTGCCTACACATTATAAGCCAAAATATGAgaattcttttaagaaaaaagtttaatagcaacaaaaaaagaagtattattgAGCAGTTATTTAAGCTGAAACTACTTCATctggcttttctttaaaagaaggaaCCAATAGGactgaaaaataagtgtttctcCAGCTTGATGACAGCTGAAATGGCAGTCTTGtcatactttttcttccttcagtggcAGTGTCAATAATCATGCAAATACGCATTTGCTAAAACAGTCTTTGTTACTTTGTTTTTAGGAGTAACTCTCAGGCTGTTGGCTATACTGTGTATTGTAGAAGTGTGGTGATAAATATCTAGAACTGAAATTAATAATTCAGAGTTCTTTTTACATTGGAAGCACACTACTTTCATACAGCACTTTAAAAAACCATCAGATATGTTATATTCAGatattttacaaaaatttttaaaataaacttttcaaatCATGATATCCTGCATTGAGAACAGATTTCCGAGTTAGAACACTGATTTCCTGTTGAAGCAAGTCTAACATCTCTGGAGTTCAAGATTATTTGAATATTATTCTATATGGATAAAAACTTCTCTTAATAGCAGTTATTTACAACCACTGAAATAGAAGGAAATATTAGCTGTGTGAGAAGACACAGCCCACATAACATTTCATAGGAGCTTATGTTCAGACCTACAAAATCAACTTCAAACACTGAAGAGCATTCTGGAAGTTACCATGTTCAAGTGAACACCTGTAATTGAAAGCCAAGTAACCAACAGATGCTACATTATAGGCATGCAACAGTATATGAACAGCTTAAACAAGGAAactgttgccttttaaattcagctttactttttgtatttttaaagtatctatAATGTAATGTTTCATAAATGCTTAAGACTCAACTCACAAAGTGTTCTCAAGCTCCCAATTACAGCAGCTCATCATTATACAACTCACTTGAGAGCAAAAGTAGCATGACAGAGCAGAATACCGTGACTCAGGATGAATGAAATCGCATAGTAATTAGGACAGTTTAAAAAGACAACTGAACATACACACTAGTTATATGTACTTTATTTACATATTTCCTGATGCATAGCAACTGCATTTGGTTTGTTCCACGTATGTTCAGAGAGCCATGCATATACTATAGGTCagcaatatttggaaaaatagaGGTATCTACGAACTACAGCTAGAAATACTCTTCTAGAGCAGCAGTGGATTTCAGTGGCTTCTCCATTTCATCTTTTAGAATTAGCAACTAAAAGATTAAAGAGATAAACAGAGATGTTACTACTACATATATGTCAAGAATTCTAGCGATATGATTAAAATACAGGTTATTTTAATGCCTAGTGCCTCTGATATTGAGACACTCGGAAGTACTGCTGCTTTAGAACTGGATTGGTCATAGCGTTTATTATGACACAATAGCAAACATGAACAAGAGCTGCAAAATAAGTGTCTTTTTACTGCCCTCGTTTAAGGGAGGCGACATACATCACAGCCCTCAAACGAGGCTAAATGGATTGATTCTTACAACAGAAATGTGAACTCCATTTGAAGCTGCTCTTTCAAACTAAAATCATCTTGTGTCTTTAAACAGCAGTACTCTCAAGGGAAACTTGATTCCTCTTGGGGCCTCTGGTGTTCACAAAGGACAGATCAGCAAGAACAAACCAATTGTAATCAGATACAGCAAAGACACTGCTAAGCATTTACTGGCATTAACATTACCCTTAACATTCAGATTATATgaatactttgttttttaaaaaaagggactAGACATATAAGTTAGATCATTCTGCAATTTTATTATGTATCAGTACAGACAGGTCAGTACAAGTAATGGTCATTGCTTGGTTCTGAAAGGAGCCGAGTTGCGACTGTAACTTATCGTTTAAACACATGTCAGTATTCAACTGGGCAAGGAAGGCACTGAGAGTTTGTTACCCTACAAAGAAGAGGCAAAAAGGCAACGTTAAAGCTTGGGAAACGCTCTCTGTGCACTGGGTAGCTGTTATACCCGGATGCAACTCCTGTACCAGCTTTGAGTCAGAGTCCTGGTGGCTGTGGGTGAGGCCTCTATTCGTGCCTTTTATCGCGAGGCAAAGGAAACGTCTAGAAAAGGAAGGGGCTCCTCTTGCCGCGCGCGGCTTCCCCAGACACCCCCCGCCGCAGCGgccaccccaccccacccgccCCCCCAAGCGCTTGCGTGTCCCAGACTCCCCGAGAAGGGGAGACGCACCCCAAGGTCAAAGCCGCCATCCCCGtccggggaggggggcggcgcgCGAGGACGGACCCCATCTTGAGCAGGGGTCAGAGAAAGGACCCGCCGCTGCGCTCCCGCCGCCACGGGCAGAGAGGCGGGCAGTATTCAAACGGCTGCACCGCGCGTCGGATtggcggggccgggggagagAGGCGAGAGGAGGGCATGGGGACAGCCACACCCCCGGGAGCGGGAGGGCTGCGAGGGAGTCCTTACCGGGGAGTGAAAGAAAccagggaggaagagaagaaattttgaaagaaaaggggGATATCTCGGTCCAGTTGGGACCGGCTACCGTTTGTTTCGCCTCTCCCCGAGGCAGGTAGTAACGGGCACCGCCCCACACGGCGGCGAGGTGTCCCGGCGGGATGGTCTGGCTCTTGCTCCCGCCCTCCTTTCTTCACCGCGACGGGTGGGACCTGGCGGCTCCATCCTCCCCGGGACCCAACTCCGCCTCGGACCAGCCCGgacttcctttccctccctccccgccactGCCCACCCTTCACACTCCTCCCCGGCTAGGACCCACAGCCGCCACGCTACCAGCCCCACTCACCGACTTCATGGCCGAGGCCATGTCGTCGTATCTCTCCGCCTGCTCGGCCAGGCGGGctcgctgcagcagctgctctcgGTCCCCCATAGCCGCTTCCGTGGTGGCTGCCGGGCTGGGCACACTCTGCGCCCCTCGGAGAGAGAgcaaggggggagggggggcggggatCTGAGCCTCGACACGCGCGGGCGGTGCGAGTAAGGGAACCTAAACGGAGCCGCCACCTCACGctcgctcgcccgcccgcccgcttGCTGGCTCGCTCGGCGACCGCTGGGCTGGCCtccgccgccgctcgccccgccGGCCGGCCGCGCTTGCCGGGCGACGGTTGGCGCCTGGCGCTGACGGACCGCGGCAAGGCGGGCAGGCGCGCGCTCGCTGCGTCCCCTCCGCGGCGTGTGCGGCTCGCGCCTCTGCGCCCGGCTCGGAGCCtcgcgctgctgccgccgcctgcGCCTGCGCGCTGGGAAGGCAACGAGGGGGCGGAGCCGCGGGGactgcaggggaggggagggggcgctgCTCCCCCGCGTTCTATTTCTAGGTGACGTCACTTGCTATAAATAGCCATCCCGGGGCGCCGGCCGGGGGGGGCGCATGCGCGCTGCCGCTGCTGCATTTTACTGCTGCAAAGGTGGAGGTGGGCGGTGGGCGCGGGCATTGCGGAGACGGGCACGGCCCGGCCGCCCCACGGACCGCGCCGGGCATGAAACGCCTGCGGacgggctccgcgccccgcccggcCTTCCCGCGGAGCTCCCCGCGGGGCTGCCACCGCTGACCCCCggccggggcagggcagggcagggcacagggcagccccccgGGCCGCCCCTCCACGTGCCCGGCCCCGCTCTGCGCCATCTCGGCTTTGTGCTGCCGTGGCCTCCCAGCGCCGGCCCCGCGGTTTACACAGTTGTGTCTCATTCCCGTGAAATAAACCTATCTCGCAGCCCAGCTGCTTCGAAACGTTCCTAGTTGCGGGGGTGGTGTAGGCACGGGCCAATTCTACTACCTTGCCTAAGAGATGCAACTAAATTCAATTTTACTACGTATTTTAATTTGTAACAGTCGAGCTCCTCTTCCATAAATTGACAGAGTGCCGGCCTTACATAAAAACCCTCTCGAAGGAGAAGCGTTGCACAAACGACACAGCTGCTGCCGGTGTCTGCAGAAATGCTAGCACTCACGTTACTCATCTCTTACGATAAATTGTAGATTAACTTTGTCTGTTCAACCCACAGCCAGCATTTAAACATCACTGCACCACTGTACTTGCGGGGAGCTGCCCTACCCCGAGCGAAGGCTTTGCTCACCATCGCAGCAGGGGCTGGCGGGAGCTCCCCTGCACTCTGGCCCCGGAGAAGCGGGCAGCGCGGCTCACCGGTACCGGCGGAGGCAGGGGATGCGGCTGCTCTCGCTCCTTCCTCACTGTCCTCCCGCTGTCCCCACCACTCTCGCAATTGAGTAAATCCAGCCCATTGTGACAGCCAAAAGTTTTTAGCCTTTAACATTGCTGGCTTTTGTGCACTAAACCCTAAAGCCGTTTAAAATGAATGTTGCAGTTAGTTTTAGAAGGAACTAGATGattattgctgattttttttaaagaacataaataaatattatgaCAAATAAGAATAAATGGTAATATATATATGTAGCAAGCTATAAACTGATTGCCAGAACATTCAGGAAATAGCTGTTTGCAGGACTGTGAAGCACAGTTGAACACACGTATCGGCAGCTGAATGGCGCCTCTTCCCTAACAggatttcattttcactgtttctaAGAGAAGGCAGTGACATATAAAACCTGAACAGAAAGGATCCCAAGGATCAGCCTAATTCATTATCATCATTAATACAAAACTTGCATTGATTTTACCTAAGGATAAAGCTTTATCTATGAACAGCAGGAACGTGTTCCTGAAAATGTAAGATTCAATGtaaaaatatagattttaatGTACCTAACGCTTATGCAAGAATAGTGAGAGATGGGCCAATCCAAAATGCCCAGTACACTTCTCCAGTTTGGAAACTTTGCAGTTGTAATAACTTCTTAGTGGAGATTAGTCAGGCTGCAAAGCGTTCCAACAGTTCTGAAAATTTGTAGGGTCTACCAAAAGCTTTCTAGTCTCGTACAGCAGTTTCAGACTCCCGAGGGAAACAGattacaaagtatttttaaaaccagttatTCACCCACTGAACCAGACAATCTGCAATAATCTGCCAAGTATACGTGGATAACTCTGTACACGCACAAAAACATTCTCATTAAATGCTTCTGGGTTTTCTTAATTGAAGCTTCTGTATAATGGCTATTTCTCAGTCTAAAGCAT containing:
- the YWHAH gene encoding 14-3-3 protein eta is translated as MGDREQLLQRARLAEQAERYDDMASAMKSVTELNEPLSNEDRNLLSVAYKNVVGARRSSWRVISSIEQKTMADGNEKKLEKVKAYREKIEKELETVCNDVLALLDKYLIKNCNDFQYESKVFYLKMKGDYYRYLAEVAAGEKKNSVVEASEAAYKEAFEISKEHMQPTHPIRLGLALNFSVFYYEIQNAPEQACLLAKQAFDDAIAELDTLNEDSYKDSTLIMQLLRDNLTLWTSDQQDEEAGEGNN